GAGGCCAACCAGGACGTGCTTCTCTTCGTCGATAACATCTTCCGCTTCTCGCAGGCCGGTTCCGAGGTGTCCGCTCTTCTGGGCCGCACCCCGTCCGCCGTGGGTTACCAGCCGACCCTCTCCGAGGAAATGGCCGGTCTCCAGGAGCGCATCACCTCCACCAACAAGGGCTCGATCACCTCGATCCAAGCCGTGTACGTGCCGGCGGACGACCTTACCGACCCCGCTCCCGCGAACACCTTCGCTCACCTTGACGCCACCGTGGTGCTTGAGCGTGGCCTTGCCGAGCAGGCGCTCTTCCCCGCCGTGGACCCGCTCGCCTCGACCTCCAAGGCCCTCGCGCCGGAAGTGGTCGGCGCCGAGCACTACCGCGTCGCCCGTGGCGTCCAGCAGGTGCTCCAGCGCTACAAGGACCTGCAGGACATCATCGCGATTCTCGGCATGGACGAGCTTTCCGACGAGGACAAGCTCACCGTGTTCCGCGCTCGTAAGATCCAGCGCTTCCTCACCCAGCCCTTCCACGTCGCGGAAATCTTCACGAACGTGCCCGGTGCCCTCTGCTCGATCGAAGACACCGTGCGCGGATTCGCCGAGATCCTCGACGGCAAGTGGGACGATGTACCGGAAGGTAACTTCTACATGAAGGCCGGCATCGACTCCGTCTCCCGCGACTAATTCTTCGAAGAAGCCAGAGGCAGGAATCCAGAGACAAGATCTCGAAATTCAAGCCCCTGGTCTCTGGACTCTGGTCTCTCAAATCTCATGGCTCTCCACCTCGAAATCGTCACCCCGGAGAAAAAGATCTTCTCCGACACCGTCGGCAACGTCTACCTGCCCGGGGCTGATGGCGAGCTTGGCATTCTCGACGGCCACGCCGCCTTGGTGACCGCGCTTCAGCCGGGCGAGCTTCGCTACGAGAAGAACGGCCAGACCGTCTCCATGGCCATCGGCACCGGCTTCGCCGAAGTCACCGAGCACCGCGTGAACGTCCTCACCGACCTCGCCGCGGATGCCGACCAGATCGACGAAGCCAAGGTCGAAGCCGCCATGAAGCGTGCGGAAGAGCAGCTCGCCGGCATCAGCCACGACAACGATGCCGAAGAGGTGGCTCACCTCCAGGCCATCATCGCCAAGTCGATGGCCCAGCTCCGCCTCAAGCGCCGCAACCACAACTAAGGTCAGCGGACCGATTCATCACCACGGAAAGGGGCGCACCAGCGCCCCTTTTCCATGTACCTCAAGGAGGGGGTGCGTCTCGCGCCCTCTCTCACACGTCACGCTCCCGACCCGCGAGGGGCGCGAGACGCACCCCCTCCTTGTTCTCTTCCTCCCCTCACTCCAAATACCCTCTCCCTTTCCCATTCCCCCGCCCCCGAGACTCCTCCTATCCTCCCCCAAATGCGCCTCCATCCACGTGTCTGGGAAATGCTCCGATCCCGTCGAACGAAGATCATCCTCGCGTGCTCTCCCTTCATCCTCGCCCTGCTGGTAGCACTCGCCTACCCCGTCTCCACTTGGCTCGGCCGCCGCTCCCTTGAGCAGTTCGTCGAGTCCATGCACGACCAAGGCTACGTCACCAACGCCGCCGCCTACTTCTCTCCCTCCGGCCCCGCCGAGGAGAATTACTTCCTCCATCCCGCCGCGCTCGCGGAGCAGGAGAAATCCGGCAGCATCGTGAAAGCCCTGCGCTACTTCGAGCCGCCGCTTCCCGGGATCTCGCGACGTTTGGAAACCGGCGAACCCGCCCTCGCTCGCCGCGCCGACCTCCGCACTTGGCTCACGCCTCCCTTGGCGGACGAAGCTGGGACCGCCCGCCATCTGCTCGCCGCCATCGAGCCCTCGAGCCGCCGCCTCGATGAACTCCGCGAAGCTCTGAAACGACCCCGCGCCGAGTGGCCCTTGGATGATGGCTTGGACGCAAGCACGGAAGCCATCGAGAAGATCGTCCGCTCCCAGTTCCGCCTCCGTCCCGTTGCGGATTTCGCCGCCGATGAAGCTTATCTTTACCTCGCTCTCGGGGATAGCGAGCGCGCGGCCGCGGACCTCGGAGCCATGCTTGAATGCAACCGCCTCTATCTCTCGTCCAAACCCACCGTTGTAGCTCTCCTTCTTCATGAAGCTCTCTCGCGGGGAACCACCAGATTGATCTGGGAAGGCATCGCCCGCTCCTCATGGAACGAAGCGCAGCTCGCTTCCTTCGAAGCAGCCTTGGCTCGCGAGAATCCCCAGTCCGCCCTTATCCAAGCCTTCCATGGAGAAGCTGCCCTTCTTGAAATCTGGGCGGCCAAAGTCGGCTCCCTTGAGAGCCACGACCAAGGAGCCAATCTCCTCAAAGGCTGGGATCCCGATCTTGATCGCATCCAACAACGGCTGCGCGGAATCTGGCGCGAACTCCGCCCGCTTGGCTTCGTCCTATCGAAGCACGTGCAGAGCCAGCGCGCGCTCTTCGGTGAGATGACGCTTCCCGATGGCACCGCCCGCCAACGCTTCGAACCCGAGGACCTCGCCCGCTTCCGCAGCACGCTCGACTCGCTTCCCCAAGCGATCGTGACCAGCGAGAGCGGTGCCACCCACACCAGCCGCGATATCGATGCCGAAGCTTGGGGAATGCTTCGATCTCTCTCCACCACCGTCCTCCGCGCGGAGGCCACCATCGCCCTCGCCCGCACCGGCATTGCCTTGGAGCGCTATCGTCTCCAGCACGGCATTCACCCTGCCTCCTTGCAGGAACTTGTCCCGGCCTATCTTCCCTCTGTTCTGTTAGATCCTTTCACCCGCCGACCTCTCCACTACCGGGTGCAAGCGGATGGCTCTCCGCAGGTTTGGTCCATCGGCGCCAATCTCACCGATGAGGGCGGCCTTCCAAAACGCGACCGGGATCAGGGTGATCTCGTCTGGATCACCCGTCCCATCCCCGGCTACACCGAGAAGGAGTTCCGCAAGCCCTGAGGCCCGGACTTACCTTCTGCGGCGCAGCAGTGGCACCAGACCCAGCATGCCTAACAGCACGGCCGCAGGCTCCGGTACCGGTGCCGGCGTGATCGAGAGAATCCCTTGGAAGATCGACACGCGGTGCGCATTGTCGCGATCCGAGAAGGAGTAGATGCTGAAGGACGAGATCGGCGTGTCTCCGAAGTCCAGGAAGGTCCGGTAAGCCGGTGCATTGTTCGGATTCCCCGCCGGACCGGAGATCGCATACGTGATCGATTGCCCGTTACCCGTCGCGATGATCCCCGCGCTCAAGCTCGTGTCCTGCGTAAAGACAAAACCTGCATCGATACCACTGCCGATCGATCCCGGCGCCAGCGTCAGGAATGCCTCGGCCGCGATCGCATCGCGGAAGCCATTGCCACCTGCCAGGTTCGATTGATCCGAGTCCACGTCATCCAGGCCCAGCGAGCCCAGGATCACCGGCACGGAGAAAGTGAAGTCCCAGCGCTGGTAGTGCAGCAGGGTTCCGTTCAGATCGTTTGCATCGTCCTGTGTTCCCAAGATGAAGCCGGTCGGATTGCCGGAGGTATCCAGCGTCAGGTTTCGCGTGGAAGGATCCGCTGTTCCCACGATCGAGCTTTGGAAGGTGAGCGTCACGCCGTCCTTCACCAAGGTGCCGGAAGTCGCGTTGTTCAGATAGCCCGTTTGGGTGTTCGAGCCGTTCGTCCACACATCGGTGATGAAGGAGAAGGTCGTGACGGCTTCGGCCGTTAGAGCAGAGCAGGCGAATGCCAGCCCCAGCAAGGAGGTGAGCTTGTTCATGGTTGGGGAGAGATCGAGACGAGAGGCCGGGACTCTTGATCTTTAATCAAAGTTAATCAAGTGCCGTGATCACGTAAGAATCCGGATCCACAGACATTTCCTGACCTTTCTACCCCATCACTCCCCGATATCCCAAGCTGTCACCCACTCGGTGCTCCCCAGCATCCAGCCGTCCTCCACCAAGCGTTCCACCATGTCCGGGAAGTGGGCTGCGCCATAGAAGACCCCGAGCTTCTTCTTGCCCGCTTCCACCTCGCGCGCCAGCACCTCCAGGCACTTCGCATTGCGATCACTGATGATCACGCTCTCGCCCGCGAGCCCTGCCACCTGATCGTCACCGGCACCCAGCGTGTGCACCAACTCGCGCTTCACCCCGTTCGCACTACCGCGGATCAGCGAGGTGAGCAGCTTGAAAGTGCTCGGCTGCTTCACGCCTTTCTGATCCGCTTCGAGCCCTGCCTTCAGCACGAAGCTGAGCAGCGACTCGCCGCGCTTCTCCTGTAGCTCCACGAACTCGTCGTAGCTCAGATCCGCATGCACGAAGTTCGGCTTCGCATAGTCGATCTCCTTCATCTGGTAGGCCAGATCCAACCACTTCGCACCCGCCTCATAGGCTTTGTGCAGCCCGCTCAAATTGCCTTTCGGCTTCTTCTCCGGCGCCACAGGTTCCGCATCTTCGCTCGGCTCTTCCTCCTCGGCCCGGATCTCCTCCAGCGAGGCAGGCCTGCCATTTCCGATGCCCTCCCACAGCAGTGCATCGTAGCTCTCGAACCTCGTGTTCAGCGCCTGATAGTACTTCTTGTCCGCGATGTGGATCGCGCCGATCAGCTCCACGCTGGCATCCCCTTTCGTCAGCTTGACCACCGCCGTCTGCAGCTCGGTCGCCTTCCCCTTCTCCTCCACGCGGATGAATTGCTCCTTCTTCTCGGCCTCCTCCGTTTGCGCGGCATCGGCCGCAGCCGGAGCCGCGGGTTCGGCCCGCAGTGCGGGGATCAGGAATGCGGCAATCAGCCAGAGGTGCTTCTTCATCGTCGTCGCCAGCTTACGCCGGAAAGCGCCGGAAGAAAGCCCCCTCGTCTCGCGAAGTGATCCCGCTCCTGCTTCTCATGGAAGCACGATCCGCCAGTAGCGCCGCTTCTCGCCCTCGTATCGTGGCACCGGCACCGTGGTCGTCGTTTGCGTTGCTGTAATTTTGTAGGCGTAGGGCGTCCAGTTGATCAGGTCCTCGGAGGTCTCGATGGAATAAACCGAACCGATCCCGGAAGGCCATGAGATCGGGATGTGTCCGTTTCCGGCTTCACCGGCCACCGCTAGCCCCGCAATGGATCCGCCGCCGCTGATCGGTCCCTTGTTGATCGCCGCCCCGGTCGAGAGCTCGATGCGATACAAGCCCGTGCTCGACCCCGTCCTCAGCGCGGCCCATCCATGGCCGTTCGATGGCGTGTTGCTCGCGCCGCTCGTCCCGCCCTCCGCCGTGATGTCGAACCCGCATACTGCGGAGAAATCCACCGTCGTGCTCCCTACTTTCACCACCTTTTGCTGCGTCTGAGTTCCCGAGTTGGGCGGGTTCTGGATCCACAGCGAGTCGTTGGAGGAGTTGAGCGTATACTGCGTCGTGCTACCCGCCGCACTGTTGGCATAAGAGTTGGTGTAGGCCGTCTCCATCGCCCGGGTTCCCCCTCCGCTGATGTTGCCGTCCGGGTTGACTCCCGACACGGACCCGGCTGCACCGCCGTAGTTCCCGTCGACTGGAGCACCGTTGGTCGGATTGATCCGGAAGTTGAGGCCGGACGGAGTCACCACCCGGATCCGGTCCGCAGTCGGATTGAAATCGAAGCCGTAGCCGGAAGTTGGCACCGGTAGATCGACTGGCGTCGTGCCGTCGGCCTCCACGAACTGGGCTTGGCCTGCAATGCCCACCATCGCCATTGCCCCGGTCTTTGGATCCAGCAGATACAGGCTGGCACTATTGGCATCCGCATTCACTCCCAGACCCATCAGCTGGCCGTTCAGCGGTCGGAAATCGATGCCCACCAGCGTCTCCCCGCTGGCTAGAGATGCGGTATTGAGCGGGATGGTGTTCGCCACTCCCGGATTCGTGGTTCTGAAGAGGACAAGGTTGGATCCGCCTTCGCTCAGTCCCACCGCTACCGGAAGTTGGGTCCGGATCGCGAGACTTCGCGCCGTGTACCCGCTCAGCGCACCGAGGAAGGTCGGGCTACCGTTGGCCAGATTGATCCGATACAGGTTGGTGAAGCCCAAGCCTGTGCTCAGGATCGCGTAGGCGGATCCGGGCGCCGCCGCGTTGCTGCTCGGAGCATTCACCCCCGGCGCGATGTCGAATCCCCGCACCGCCGTGATCCCCACGATCTGGGAAATCGTCACCGTCTTCCCCTCGGTTTGTGTTCCCGAGTTGGGCGCATTCTGGATGTAGATGCTGTCCGTGGAGGAATCGAAGGTGTATTGCGTCGTGATCCCCGTCACCGGGTCATTGTTCGTGTAGGCCGTCCCGTCCACTCCCGTGGTCGCGCCGTTGATCGGTCCGTCCGGATTCATTCCAGCTGTCGTCTCGCTACTGTCCAGATAGTCTCCCGTGTTCGGATTCATTCTCACATTCAGACCGCTGGTGGAGACGATCCGCAGGCGGTCCACGGCCGGGTTGAAATCGATGTCAAAGCGGTTCGCTGCAGTTGCTACTGGCGTGCCGCTTGCGTCGACCAAAGGCTGAGCTGGACCGACGAGGTTCGCCGTACCCGTCTCCGGGCTCAGGTGGTAGAGTGCCAGGCCGCCGCTTGTCGTGTTCCGGGCCAGCCCGTAGAGCTGCTGGTTCAGTGGCCGCACGTCGATCGCCACCAGCGAATCACCGGACTGCAGCCCGGTGATAGCCATCGGCGGGCTGGCGCTGGCTACCGCCGTGTCGCAGAAAGAGACCAGACGGTTGTCATCCGTCAGCACATAAAAGCCGATCCCCGGCTTGCCGATGGTAGGGGAAATGCCGGCGTAACAGGGCACTGTCGCCAGAAGCGCGAGCAGGGAGGAAGCTCTCATGGGCCGCTTGATATCCATTTCCCGCTTATAATCAAGGGTCCTTCCCGAATGACCCCATAGGGATTTTCCACCGGCTTCGCCGCCCGCATGCACCGCCGTTGCCGATCTCCCGATCATCGTGTATCTCCCGGCAAATGAGCGACCACGCGCTGCTGCGATATTGCCCCGACCTCTTGGCCTACAACCGCCGCCTGACCCGGCCGGTCATGGTCGGCCACGTGGGCATCGGCGGCGGCAACCCGATCCGCGTGCAGTCGATGATCACCTCCGACACCCGCGATACTCCCGCTTGCGTCGCGGAGGTTCTCCAGTTGGCGGAGGCCGGCTGCGAGATCGTCCGCATCACCGCCCAGACCAAGGTTTACGCCGCGAATCTGGAGAACATCGCCCGTGAAGTCCGCGCCGCCGGCTGCCAGGTTCCCCTCGTCGCCGATATCCACTTCAAGCCGGATGCCGCCCTTGAAGCTGCCAAGTGGGTCGAGAAGGTCCGCGTGAACCCCGGGAACTACGCCGACAAGAAGAAGTTCGAAGTCCGCGAGTACACGGATGCAGAGTACTTCGAGGAACTCGAGCGCATCCGCGAGGAGTTCGCTCCCCTCGTCGATCTCTGCAAGTCGCTCGGTCGCGCCATGCGCATCGGCACCAATCACGGTTCGCTCTCGGACCGCATCATGAACCGCTACGGCGATTCGCCGCTCGGCATGGTGGAGAGCGCCTTGGAGTTCGCCCGCATTGCACGGGAGATGGACTACCACAATTTCGTCTTCTCGATGAAGGCCTCGAACCCGAAGGTCATGATCGAGGCTTACCGCCTCCTCGTCGCTCGTCTCGGTCAGGAAGGCTCGGATTGGAACTACCCCATCCACCTCGGCGTCACCGAGGCTGGCGATGGCGAGGATGGCCGTATCAAGAGCGCCATCGGCATCGGCTCGCTGCTTGCCGACGGCATCGGTGATACGATCCGCGTCTCGCTTACCGAGGACCCCGTGTTTGAAGTCCCCGTGGCGCAGGCCCTTGCCGCTCCTTTCCAGCAGAAGCCATCCGTGGTGGAGCAGCACGATCTCGTCCCCTCCTACGATCCCTTCTCCTATGAACGCCGTAAGTCCGGCGTGATGGAGGTCATGGGTCATGAACTCGGCGGGGACAAAACCGTTCGCGTCTTCACCACCCAAGAGAAGTGGAACGCCGTCGCCCACAAGATCGCGAAGATGGGCGACTTCAAGCCGGAGATCATCCTCGAGAAGTCCGGCGTCGTCGCCATCGACCCGCGGGATGAGGCGGCGCTCTCCGCGCTGAACCATGGCACGGCGACGCAACTTGTCACCGTGGCGGATGGCGTCGATCTCGATGTCATCGCTGCCTTCCGCATGCTCGCCTTCCGTCTTGATGCGCGGCACCCCATCCTGCTCAAGGATACCCTGACCCCCGCCACGGAAAGCGGTGATTTCGTCGAGACCCTCCTTGTTGCCGCCCGTCACATCGGCTCTCTGCTTTGCGATGGCATCGGTGATGCGGTGATCATCCAGTGCGAGCCCGCTCCCGGCCAATCCCTACGTCTCTCGTACAACATTCTTCAGGCCGCCGGCACCCGCATCTTCAAGACGGACTACGTCGCCTGCCCGAGCTGCGGTCGCACGCTCTTCAATCTCCAGAGCACCACCCAGAAGATCCGCGCCTCCACCGGTCACCTCAAGGGCGTGCGCATCGCTGTCATGGGCTGCATCGTGAACGGCCCCGGCGAGATGGCGGACGCGGATTTCGGCTACGTCGGCGGCGCCCCGGGCAAGATCAACCTCTACGTCGGCAAGCAGGCGGTGAAGTTCAACATCCCGGAGGCCGAGGCCGTCGAGCGTCTCATCGATCTCATCCGCGAGCATGGCAAGTGGATCGACGCCCCCACCGGCGAAACCGTCGAAGTCTGAGCCATTCATGTCCGACACCCTCGTCCAGACGATCGAAGACGTCTCGCTCGATGTTCCTTGGAATGTCGTGGTCCATGACGATCCCGTGAATCTGATGAGCTACGTCACGCTCGTGCTGATGAAGATCTTCGGCTACCCGGAGAACCGCGCTTCCGCCATGATGATGGAAGTCCACAAGCGCGGCCGCTCCATCGTGTGGACCGGCGAGCGCGAAAAGGCCGAGTTCTATACCCAGCAGCTTCAGGCCCATCAGTTGAAGACCTCCATGGAGAAAGCGGAATGAAGGTCGGACCCACGCTCCAAGGCGGCCTGCGCATCGATGTGGAAACCTCGCTCGATTGGATGGTGCTACGATGCATCTCGTACGACGCCCGTGGCGGTGGCATCGATCTTGCGGGTCGTGTGTCCTCACCCATGGAGCAGGATGAGAACTTCGCGGACTGGCAGGACTTCGTTCTCCCCGACTTGCGCGATAGCTTCAACTCCCAGCTCGATACCATCGAGGGAGCCCTCTCCCTCGCAGGCGATGGTGAGGAACCCGCCGAGATTCACATCTCCAAGCAGGATGCCGAGCTCTGGTATGGCGGCCTCAATCAAGCCCGACTCGCCCTTGAAGAGCGCTACGGCTTCGCCTCGGAGAATCCCGAAGGCATGACCCCGGGCAAGCGTTCCGCCTGGTTCCGCTCGCAGTTCTACCTGCACGTCCAGAGCGTCCTGCTCGACCACGTCATGCGCTGAGCGTGGGACACCTGCCGTTACCCCGCAGGCTCAAGCACCCGCAGAATCTCCGCAGCCTCCAGCTCCTTCTGGCATCTCAGATCCATCACGCACTTGCTCGCGAAGCACGGCGAGCACTCGACCTTCCGTCGCGCGATCACATGTTGCTTCCCCATCGGTCGCATCCACTCCGGCTCCCCCGGCCCGAAAAGTACGACACACCTCGTACCCACATGGGCTGCAAGGTGGGGCACGCTTCCATCCGCCGCAATGCACAAGCCGTGGGATGCCAGCTCATCCAACCCCGGCAACGACAGATCCACCGCTTCCACCTCCGGCAGAGCTTTCGCCAAATCCGCTCCCAGCCGCCCCGCCCTCGCGAGGCGTAGCAGGCGCCCCTTCTCCAGCAAGGTCTTCGCCAGTTCCCGCCACTTCTCCAGCGGCCATTCGTAGTGCGAGCCGAGATCCGAGTCCGGCACTAGCAGCACTCGTTCCATGGCCCGCGGCACATCCACCGCCACTGCTGCGAAGTTCTCCGCCACCATCACCTCCGCTCCGAGCTTCTCCGCCAGCCCGATATAAAATCTCACCCGGTGCTGGATCGGCCCGGGTTGCCCGACGACGGAAAGACTCTCGGTAAGACGCTTCTCCAAGCCTTTCAACGGCGGCCCCATCCGTCGCGGGATGCCTGCCTTGGCCAGAGCTTCGGCCGTCTCGCCTGCTTCCCAAGCC
This is a stretch of genomic DNA from Luteolibacter rhizosphaerae. It encodes these proteins:
- a CDS encoding F0F1 ATP synthase subunit epsilon → MALHLEIVTPEKKIFSDTVGNVYLPGADGELGILDGHAALVTALQPGELRYEKNGQTVSMAIGTGFAEVTEHRVNVLTDLAADADQIDEAKVEAAMKRAEEQLAGISHDNDAEEVAHLQAIIAKSMAQLRLKRRNHN
- a CDS encoding DUF4394 domain-containing protein yields the protein MRASSLLALLATVPCYAGISPTIGKPGIGFYVLTDDNRLVSFCDTAVASASPPMAITGLQSGDSLVAIDVRPLNQQLYGLARNTTSGGLALYHLSPETGTANLVGPAQPLVDASGTPVATAANRFDIDFNPAVDRLRIVSTSGLNVRMNPNTGDYLDSSETTAGMNPDGPINGATTGVDGTAYTNNDPVTGITTQYTFDSSTDSIYIQNAPNSGTQTEGKTVTISQIVGITAVRGFDIAPGVNAPSSNAAAPGSAYAILSTGLGFTNLYRINLANGSPTFLGALSGYTARSLAIRTQLPVAVGLSEGGSNLVLFRTTNPGVANTIPLNTASLASGETLVGIDFRPLNGQLMGLGVNADANSASLYLLDPKTGAMAMVGIAGQAQFVEADGTTPVDLPVPTSGYGFDFNPTADRIRVVTPSGLNFRINPTNGAPVDGNYGGAAGSVSGVNPDGNISGGGTRAMETAYTNSYANSAAGSTTQYTLNSSNDSLWIQNPPNSGTQTQQKVVKVGSTTVDFSAVCGFDITAEGGTSGASNTPSNGHGWAALRTGSSTGLYRIELSTGAAINKGPISGGGSIAGLAVAGEAGNGHIPISWPSGIGSVYSIETSEDLINWTPYAYKITATQTTTTVPVPRYEGEKRRYWRIVLP
- the ispG gene encoding (E)-4-hydroxy-3-methylbut-2-enyl-diphosphate synthase, which produces MSDHALLRYCPDLLAYNRRLTRPVMVGHVGIGGGNPIRVQSMITSDTRDTPACVAEVLQLAEAGCEIVRITAQTKVYAANLENIAREVRAAGCQVPLVADIHFKPDAALEAAKWVEKVRVNPGNYADKKKFEVREYTDAEYFEELERIREEFAPLVDLCKSLGRAMRIGTNHGSLSDRIMNRYGDSPLGMVESALEFARIAREMDYHNFVFSMKASNPKVMIEAYRLLVARLGQEGSDWNYPIHLGVTEAGDGEDGRIKSAIGIGSLLADGIGDTIRVSLTEDPVFEVPVAQALAAPFQQKPSVVEQHDLVPSYDPFSYERRKSGVMEVMGHELGGDKTVRVFTTQEKWNAVAHKIAKMGDFKPEIILEKSGVVAIDPRDEAALSALNHGTATQLVTVADGVDLDVIAAFRMLAFRLDARHPILLKDTLTPATESGDFVETLLVAARHIGSLLCDGIGDAVIIQCEPAPGQSLRLSYNILQAAGTRIFKTDYVACPSCGRTLFNLQSTTQKIRASTGHLKGVRIAVMGCIVNGPGEMADADFGYVGGAPGKINLYVGKQAVKFNIPEAEAVERLIDLIREHGKWIDAPTGETVEV
- the clpS gene encoding ATP-dependent Clp protease adapter ClpS — encoded protein: MSDTLVQTIEDVSLDVPWNVVVHDDPVNLMSYVTLVLMKIFGYPENRASAMMMEVHKRGRSIVWTGEREKAEFYTQQLQAHQLKTSMEKAE
- a CDS encoding glycosyltransferase family 9 protein is translated as MPDPLLHPGDTLLVAAPVEWREACISMPAMRALKRMGIAVQVLCPQRQAVFWELSGFAEVRGYPEKASARQIAGLLDKAPVSLAWEAGETAEALAKAGIPRRMGPPLKGLEKRLTESLSVVGQPGPIQHRVRFYIGLAEKLGAEVMVAENFAAVAVDVPRAMERVLLVPDSDLGSHYEWPLEKWRELAKTLLEKGRLLRLARAGRLGADLAKALPEVEAVDLSLPGLDELASHGLCIAADGSVPHLAAHVGTRCVVLFGPGEPEWMRPMGKQHVIARRKVECSPCFASKCVMDLRCQKELEAAEILRVLEPAG